The Pleuronectes platessa chromosome 13, fPlePla1.1, whole genome shotgun sequence genome includes a window with the following:
- the LOC128454563 gene encoding myomegalin: MSNGYRTLSQHLNDLKKENFSLKLRIYFLEERIQQKFEESSEDVYRTNIELKVEVESLKQELQEKQQLLDKALTTAVSLTNHNEAELQRRCQERQQEIDHMQQVLETKIQLLQEEAQLARSEAERMVSLAGSQSRASLLSLDIPMEDIPEDERPPSVLSPFNTSKDRRY; encoded by the exons ATGTCTAACGGTTACCGTACTTTGTCGCAGCACCTGAATGACCTGAAGAAGGAGAACTTCAGCCTCAAGCTCCGCATCTACTTCCTGGAGGAGAGGATCCAGCAGAAGTTCGAGGAGAGCAGCGAGGATGTCTACCGCACG AACATCGAGCTGAAGGTGGAAGTAGAGAGCTTGAAGCAGGAGCTCCAAGAGAAACAGCAGCTTCTGGACAAAGCCCT CACGACAGCAGTgagcttgaccaatcacaatgaggcagagctgcagagacggtGTCAGGAGAGGCAGCAGGAAATCGACCACATGCAGCAAGTGCTCGAGACCAAgatccagctcctgcaggag gagGCCCAGCTGGCACGCAGCGAGGCCGAGAGGATGGTCTCGCTGGCTGGATCACAGTCCCGCGCCTCGCTCCTCTCCCTAGACATCCCCATGGAGGACATCCCAGAGGATGAGAGGCCTCCAAGCGTCCTGTCCCCATTCAACACCAGCAAAGACAG GCGTTACTGA